The genomic region GGTGTGAGAGCAGCCGCGCGACGGCGAGATCGTGGGTGACGACGATGGCGGAGAGGCCGAGATCCTGGACAAGGCCGCGCACGAGATCGAGCAGGCGGGCCTGCACGGATACGTCGAGGCCACCTGTCGGCTCATCCATGAAGACGAGGCGGGGCGAGGTGACGAGATTGCGGGCAATCTGCAGGCGCTGGCGCATGCCGCCGGAAAAAGCACGCGGCTGGTCGTCGATGCGGTCGGCATTGATCTCGACGCGTCCGAGCCAGTCGATGGCGGTCGCGCGGATATTGCCGTAGTGGCGGTCACCGACGGCCATCAGACGCTCGCCGACGTTGGCGCCGGCCGAAACCGTCATGCGGAGACCATCGGCCGGGTTTTGGTGTACGAAGCCCCAGTCGGTGCGCATCAGGAAGCGCCGCTCTGCCTCGTTCATGTGGAAGAGCTCGCGATATTGCCCGTCGCGCATATGGTACTCGATGCTGCCTGTAGTCGGCATCAGCCGCGTCGACAGGCAGTTCAGCAGCGTCGTCTTGCCGGAACCGGATTCGCCGACGATCGCCAGAACTTCGCCCGGCCAGAGGTCGAAGGAGACATTCCGGCAGCCGATGCGACTCCCATAGAATTTCGAGATGTCCTTGACCCTGAGGAGTGGCGTCTCGGTCATGGCTTTACCTCCGCAGCGTCGCTTCTATGTGCAGGGAGAAGAGAGTGCCTCATTCCGCAGCCTCCTTGGCGGGTGCCAGCATCTCGCCGACATGCCCATGGGCCCGGCGATCCTCGCAATGGTCGGTGTCGGAGCAGACGAACATCCGCCCGCCCTTGTCGTCGAGGATGACTTCGTCAAGATAGACGTCTTCCGCGCCGCAGAGTGCGCAGGGCTTGTCGAAG from Rhizobium tumorigenes harbors:
- the phnK gene encoding phosphonate C-P lyase system protein PhnK, encoding MTETPLLRVKDISKFYGSRIGCRNVSFDLWPGEVLAIVGESGSGKTTLLNCLSTRLMPTTGSIEYHMRDGQYRELFHMNEAERRFLMRTDWGFVHQNPADGLRMTVSAGANVGERLMAVGDRHYGNIRATAIDWLGRVEINADRIDDQPRAFSGGMRQRLQIARNLVTSPRLVFMDEPTGGLDVSVQARLLDLVRGLVQDLGLSAIVVTHDLAVARLLSHRMMVMKDGNVIEHGLTDRVLDDPQEPYTQLLVSSILQV